The following are encoded together in the Glycine max cultivar Williams 82 chromosome 8, Glycine_max_v4.0, whole genome shotgun sequence genome:
- the LOC100785700 gene encoding uncharacterized protein isoform X1 has protein sequence MGSESRNRYGNGCGGEGGSGELVAAEKEMVQCVKEIVNCTECEIYAALEECDMDVNRAVEMLLSQDTFHEVKSKRERRREGAFNSRTSGNNGGLSHGGKTGTGSDDKVVQSGLTRETYNENGKANDKGEGGSVGASVMAPTTHVVRKCTKRDYFSIDNGRQSLITRHSVLDSAQASLGPEPSMTGMSKGCLSMADIVRMGTTSSQDTVSHNCNTSGGVSACGNSESSLPLPSQNHSEQQVFHDEWPATEQPIARNAQELNMSASSNANGPFEHPSLHVNAIGLHRNCELDTAPVSWGDVACDNDAFEKNESASISREHTVLSSNTGLRSHSNSNLRNTISSDHCSSYGHGEDVSSAASIFQRLSIGESKQKVPTFEDDPAVVIPIHLQALGADCSHLSFGTYNGSSTASSVLLNSNHLSKSDLEEKSAAVDDSSAQFLDASYDFQRDKQHGFDVLKGAAGDKNSDILSSDKQWFVKHIVPEETFENEHIIKASVSDPRLQKSHWENTSLPLKQPGVQSGNHLNFPRGLYADSNSIPGDVLALLMSQSQTARHSNTVSSISNPAFSMSKVMEPGAFPLPMRSALPRDPTVHSSSHFHQLPDTKGYFSLPQNRSYNTTINSQLPFSGNTVYNQSPADMKYNLLQNRNEFLTNRLPPATARDAFGYGNLGSSIYSSGSFLSNPSPGHMMPSSNFNEILPSQYNGGRNINSIQQHGSFSHWDYGAEPRSLFIPKRTQSQYATPGYADLHHSETRVLEKYQQPGDFQDLPSKQLHPFWQRDNLHHSETRVLEEHQQPGDFQDLPSKQLHPFWQHDN, from the exons ATGGGGAGTGAGAGCAGAAATAGGTATGGCAACGGTTGCGGCGGCGAAGGCGGCAGTGGAGAGCTAGTTGCGGCGGAAAAGGAGATGGTGCAGTGCGTGAAGGAGATCGTGAACTGCACGGAGTGCGAGATCTACGCTGCGCTCGAGGAATGTGATATGGACGTTAACCGCGCCGTTGAGATGCTTCTATCTCAAG ATACATTTCATGAAGTGAAAAGTAAACGTGAAAGGAGAAGAGAG GGGGCATTCAATTCAAGGACTAGCGGTAATAATGGAGGGTTGAGTCATGGAGGCAAAACTGGCACTGGCAGTGATGACAAGGTTGTGCAAAGTGGATTAACACGTGAGACTTATAATG AGAATGGTAAAGCCAATGACAAGGGGGAGGGTGGGTCAGTAGGTGCTTCAGTTATGGCTCCCACAACTCATGTTGTGAGGAAATGTACAAAACG CGATTATTTTAGTATTGATAATGGAAGACAGTCTTTAATAACAAGACATTCTGTACTAGATTCTGCCCAAGCCTCTCTAGGACCTGAACCCTCAATGACAGGAATGAGCAAAGGATGTCTTTCAATGGCAGACATTGTAAGAATGGGTACAACATCGTCACAAGACACTGTTTCACATAACTGTAATACCTCGGGAGGAGTTTCTGCATGTGGAAATTCAGAGTCAAGCTTACCACTTCCCAGTCAAAACCATTCTGAGCAACAAGTTTTTCATGATGAGTGGCCAGCAACTGAACAACCAATTGCTAGAAATGCACAGGAACTAAACATGTCTGCTTCTTCTAATGCCAATGGGCCATTTGAGCATCCTAGCTTGCATGTAAATGCAATTGGTTTACACAGGAACTGTGAATTAGACACAGCCCCAGTTTCATGGGGGGATGTTGCTTGTGATAATgatgcttttgaaaaaaatgaatctgCTTCTATATCTAGAGAACATACTGTTTTGAGCAGCAACACTGGACTACGATCCCATTCCAACTCTAACTTAAGGAATACTATTTCCTCTGATCATTGTAGTTCTTATGGGCATGGTGAAG ACGTGTCATCAGCCGCTTCAATTTTCCAGCGGCTAAGTATAGGAGAATCCAAACAGAAAGTGCCAACATTTGAAGATGATCCTGCAGTGGTTATTCCAATTCATTTACAAGCCTTAGGTGCTGACTGTTCACATTTGAGTTTTGGTACATATAATGGCAGCAGTACTGCATCTTCTGTCCTTCTTAATTCTAATCATCTTTCAAAAAGTGACTTGGAAGAGAAGTCTGCAGCTGTAGATGATTCTTCGGCTCAGTTCCTGGATGCAag TTATGATTTCCAGAGAGATAAGCAGCATGGATTTGATGTTCTTAAAGGAGCAGCAGGTGATAAAAACAGTGACATCCTTTCATCTGATAAGCAATGGTTTGTGAAGCATATTGTTCCTGAGGAAACTTTTGAGAATGAACACATCATCAAGGCATCTGTATCAGATCCTAGATTGCAAAAATCACACTGGGAGAATACTTCACTGCCATTGAAGCAGCCAGGGGTGCAGAGTGgaaaccatttgaattttccaAGAGGATTG TATGCTGACTCAAATTCAATACCTGGTGATGTGTTGGCGTTGCTCATGTCACAATCTCAAACTGCAAGACACAGTAACACAGTTTCATCCATAAGCAATCCTGCCTTCTCCATGTCTAAG GTCATGGAGCCAGGTGCCTTTCCTCTACCTATGAGATCTGCACTTCCCCGGGATCCTACAGTGCATTCCTCATCACACTTTCATCAATTGCCTGACACAAAAGGATATTTTTCCCTGCCCCAGAATAGGTCATACAATACAACCATAAATTCTCAGTTACCATTTTCAGGCAATACTGTATACAATCAATCTCCAGCAGACATGAAGTACAACCTTCTACAAAATAGAAATGAATTCCTTACAAATAGATTGCCTCCTGCCACTGCCAGAGATGCATTTGGCTATGGAAATCTTGGCTCTTCCATTTATAGTTCTGGAAGCTTTCTGTCTAATCCATCTCCTGGTCATATGATGCCTTCAAGTAACTTTAATGAGATTTTACCTTCTCAGTATAATGGTGGACGTAACATAAACTCTATTCAACAg CATGGTAGCTTTTCTCATTGGGATTACGGAGCCGAGCCAAGATCTTTGTTTATCCCGAAGAGAACCCAGTCACAGTATGCTACTCCTGGATATGCTGACCTTCATCATTCTGAGACACGGGTTTTGGAAAAATATCAGCAGCCAGGTGATTTTCAAGATTTGCCATCCAAGCAGTTGCATCCATTTTGGCAACGCGACAACCTTCATCATTCTGAGACACGGGTTTTGGAAGAACATCAGCAGCCAGGTGATTTTCAAGATTTGCCGTCCAAGCAGTTGCATCCATTTTGGCAGCACGATAACTAA
- the LOC100785700 gene encoding uncharacterized protein isoform X2 produces MVSSLIAEHHAISENGKANDKGEGGSVGASVMAPTTHVVRKCTKRDYFSIDNGRQSLITRHSVLDSAQASLGPEPSMTGMSKGCLSMADIVRMGTTSSQDTVSHNCNTSGGVSACGNSESSLPLPSQNHSEQQVFHDEWPATEQPIARNAQELNMSASSNANGPFEHPSLHVNAIGLHRNCELDTAPVSWGDVACDNDAFEKNESASISREHTVLSSNTGLRSHSNSNLRNTISSDHCSSYGHGEDVSSAASIFQRLSIGESKQKVPTFEDDPAVVIPIHLQALGADCSHLSFGTYNGSSTASSVLLNSNHLSKSDLEEKSAAVDDSSAQFLDASYDFQRDKQHGFDVLKGAAGDKNSDILSSDKQWFVKHIVPEETFENEHIIKASVSDPRLQKSHWENTSLPLKQPGVQSGNHLNFPRGLYADSNSIPGDVLALLMSQSQTARHSNTVSSISNPAFSMSKVMEPGAFPLPMRSALPRDPTVHSSSHFHQLPDTKGYFSLPQNRSYNTTINSQLPFSGNTVYNQSPADMKYNLLQNRNEFLTNRLPPATARDAFGYGNLGSSIYSSGSFLSNPSPGHMMPSSNFNEILPSQYNGGRNINSIQQHGSFSHWDYGAEPRSLFIPKRTQSQYATPGYADLHHSETRVLEKYQQPGDFQDLPSKQLHPFWQRDNLHHSETRVLEEHQQPGDFQDLPSKQLHPFWQHDN; encoded by the exons ATGGTATCTTCTTTGATTGCGGAACATCATGCAATTTCTG AGAATGGTAAAGCCAATGACAAGGGGGAGGGTGGGTCAGTAGGTGCTTCAGTTATGGCTCCCACAACTCATGTTGTGAGGAAATGTACAAAACG CGATTATTTTAGTATTGATAATGGAAGACAGTCTTTAATAACAAGACATTCTGTACTAGATTCTGCCCAAGCCTCTCTAGGACCTGAACCCTCAATGACAGGAATGAGCAAAGGATGTCTTTCAATGGCAGACATTGTAAGAATGGGTACAACATCGTCACAAGACACTGTTTCACATAACTGTAATACCTCGGGAGGAGTTTCTGCATGTGGAAATTCAGAGTCAAGCTTACCACTTCCCAGTCAAAACCATTCTGAGCAACAAGTTTTTCATGATGAGTGGCCAGCAACTGAACAACCAATTGCTAGAAATGCACAGGAACTAAACATGTCTGCTTCTTCTAATGCCAATGGGCCATTTGAGCATCCTAGCTTGCATGTAAATGCAATTGGTTTACACAGGAACTGTGAATTAGACACAGCCCCAGTTTCATGGGGGGATGTTGCTTGTGATAATgatgcttttgaaaaaaatgaatctgCTTCTATATCTAGAGAACATACTGTTTTGAGCAGCAACACTGGACTACGATCCCATTCCAACTCTAACTTAAGGAATACTATTTCCTCTGATCATTGTAGTTCTTATGGGCATGGTGAAG ACGTGTCATCAGCCGCTTCAATTTTCCAGCGGCTAAGTATAGGAGAATCCAAACAGAAAGTGCCAACATTTGAAGATGATCCTGCAGTGGTTATTCCAATTCATTTACAAGCCTTAGGTGCTGACTGTTCACATTTGAGTTTTGGTACATATAATGGCAGCAGTACTGCATCTTCTGTCCTTCTTAATTCTAATCATCTTTCAAAAAGTGACTTGGAAGAGAAGTCTGCAGCTGTAGATGATTCTTCGGCTCAGTTCCTGGATGCAag TTATGATTTCCAGAGAGATAAGCAGCATGGATTTGATGTTCTTAAAGGAGCAGCAGGTGATAAAAACAGTGACATCCTTTCATCTGATAAGCAATGGTTTGTGAAGCATATTGTTCCTGAGGAAACTTTTGAGAATGAACACATCATCAAGGCATCTGTATCAGATCCTAGATTGCAAAAATCACACTGGGAGAATACTTCACTGCCATTGAAGCAGCCAGGGGTGCAGAGTGgaaaccatttgaattttccaAGAGGATTG TATGCTGACTCAAATTCAATACCTGGTGATGTGTTGGCGTTGCTCATGTCACAATCTCAAACTGCAAGACACAGTAACACAGTTTCATCCATAAGCAATCCTGCCTTCTCCATGTCTAAG GTCATGGAGCCAGGTGCCTTTCCTCTACCTATGAGATCTGCACTTCCCCGGGATCCTACAGTGCATTCCTCATCACACTTTCATCAATTGCCTGACACAAAAGGATATTTTTCCCTGCCCCAGAATAGGTCATACAATACAACCATAAATTCTCAGTTACCATTTTCAGGCAATACTGTATACAATCAATCTCCAGCAGACATGAAGTACAACCTTCTACAAAATAGAAATGAATTCCTTACAAATAGATTGCCTCCTGCCACTGCCAGAGATGCATTTGGCTATGGAAATCTTGGCTCTTCCATTTATAGTTCTGGAAGCTTTCTGTCTAATCCATCTCCTGGTCATATGATGCCTTCAAGTAACTTTAATGAGATTTTACCTTCTCAGTATAATGGTGGACGTAACATAAACTCTATTCAACAg CATGGTAGCTTTTCTCATTGGGATTACGGAGCCGAGCCAAGATCTTTGTTTATCCCGAAGAGAACCCAGTCACAGTATGCTACTCCTGGATATGCTGACCTTCATCATTCTGAGACACGGGTTTTGGAAAAATATCAGCAGCCAGGTGATTTTCAAGATTTGCCATCCAAGCAGTTGCATCCATTTTGGCAACGCGACAACCTTCATCATTCTGAGACACGGGTTTTGGAAGAACATCAGCAGCCAGGTGATTTTCAAGATTTGCCGTCCAAGCAGTTGCATCCATTTTGGCAGCACGATAACTAA
- the LOC100785700 gene encoding uncharacterized protein isoform X3: MQLTTMHRSDYFSIDNGRQSLITRHSVLDSAQASLGPEPSMTGMSKGCLSMADIVRMGTTSSQDTVSHNCNTSGGVSACGNSESSLPLPSQNHSEQQVFHDEWPATEQPIARNAQELNMSASSNANGPFEHPSLHVNAIGLHRNCELDTAPVSWGDVACDNDAFEKNESASISREHTVLSSNTGLRSHSNSNLRNTISSDHCSSYGHGEDVSSAASIFQRLSIGESKQKVPTFEDDPAVVIPIHLQALGADCSHLSFGTYNGSSTASSVLLNSNHLSKSDLEEKSAAVDDSSAQFLDASYDFQRDKQHGFDVLKGAAGDKNSDILSSDKQWFVKHIVPEETFENEHIIKASVSDPRLQKSHWENTSLPLKQPGVQSGNHLNFPRGLYADSNSIPGDVLALLMSQSQTARHSNTVSSISNPAFSMSKVMEPGAFPLPMRSALPRDPTVHSSSHFHQLPDTKGYFSLPQNRSYNTTINSQLPFSGNTVYNQSPADMKYNLLQNRNEFLTNRLPPATARDAFGYGNLGSSIYSSGSFLSNPSPGHMMPSSNFNEILPSQYNGGRNINSIQQHGSFSHWDYGAEPRSLFIPKRTQSQYATPGYADLHHSETRVLEKYQQPGDFQDLPSKQLHPFWQRDNLHHSETRVLEEHQQPGDFQDLPSKQLHPFWQHDN, encoded by the exons ATGCAATTGACTACGATGCATAGAAG CGATTATTTTAGTATTGATAATGGAAGACAGTCTTTAATAACAAGACATTCTGTACTAGATTCTGCCCAAGCCTCTCTAGGACCTGAACCCTCAATGACAGGAATGAGCAAAGGATGTCTTTCAATGGCAGACATTGTAAGAATGGGTACAACATCGTCACAAGACACTGTTTCACATAACTGTAATACCTCGGGAGGAGTTTCTGCATGTGGAAATTCAGAGTCAAGCTTACCACTTCCCAGTCAAAACCATTCTGAGCAACAAGTTTTTCATGATGAGTGGCCAGCAACTGAACAACCAATTGCTAGAAATGCACAGGAACTAAACATGTCTGCTTCTTCTAATGCCAATGGGCCATTTGAGCATCCTAGCTTGCATGTAAATGCAATTGGTTTACACAGGAACTGTGAATTAGACACAGCCCCAGTTTCATGGGGGGATGTTGCTTGTGATAATgatgcttttgaaaaaaatgaatctgCTTCTATATCTAGAGAACATACTGTTTTGAGCAGCAACACTGGACTACGATCCCATTCCAACTCTAACTTAAGGAATACTATTTCCTCTGATCATTGTAGTTCTTATGGGCATGGTGAAG ACGTGTCATCAGCCGCTTCAATTTTCCAGCGGCTAAGTATAGGAGAATCCAAACAGAAAGTGCCAACATTTGAAGATGATCCTGCAGTGGTTATTCCAATTCATTTACAAGCCTTAGGTGCTGACTGTTCACATTTGAGTTTTGGTACATATAATGGCAGCAGTACTGCATCTTCTGTCCTTCTTAATTCTAATCATCTTTCAAAAAGTGACTTGGAAGAGAAGTCTGCAGCTGTAGATGATTCTTCGGCTCAGTTCCTGGATGCAag TTATGATTTCCAGAGAGATAAGCAGCATGGATTTGATGTTCTTAAAGGAGCAGCAGGTGATAAAAACAGTGACATCCTTTCATCTGATAAGCAATGGTTTGTGAAGCATATTGTTCCTGAGGAAACTTTTGAGAATGAACACATCATCAAGGCATCTGTATCAGATCCTAGATTGCAAAAATCACACTGGGAGAATACTTCACTGCCATTGAAGCAGCCAGGGGTGCAGAGTGgaaaccatttgaattttccaAGAGGATTG TATGCTGACTCAAATTCAATACCTGGTGATGTGTTGGCGTTGCTCATGTCACAATCTCAAACTGCAAGACACAGTAACACAGTTTCATCCATAAGCAATCCTGCCTTCTCCATGTCTAAG GTCATGGAGCCAGGTGCCTTTCCTCTACCTATGAGATCTGCACTTCCCCGGGATCCTACAGTGCATTCCTCATCACACTTTCATCAATTGCCTGACACAAAAGGATATTTTTCCCTGCCCCAGAATAGGTCATACAATACAACCATAAATTCTCAGTTACCATTTTCAGGCAATACTGTATACAATCAATCTCCAGCAGACATGAAGTACAACCTTCTACAAAATAGAAATGAATTCCTTACAAATAGATTGCCTCCTGCCACTGCCAGAGATGCATTTGGCTATGGAAATCTTGGCTCTTCCATTTATAGTTCTGGAAGCTTTCTGTCTAATCCATCTCCTGGTCATATGATGCCTTCAAGTAACTTTAATGAGATTTTACCTTCTCAGTATAATGGTGGACGTAACATAAACTCTATTCAACAg CATGGTAGCTTTTCTCATTGGGATTACGGAGCCGAGCCAAGATCTTTGTTTATCCCGAAGAGAACCCAGTCACAGTATGCTACTCCTGGATATGCTGACCTTCATCATTCTGAGACACGGGTTTTGGAAAAATATCAGCAGCCAGGTGATTTTCAAGATTTGCCATCCAAGCAGTTGCATCCATTTTGGCAACGCGACAACCTTCATCATTCTGAGACACGGGTTTTGGAAGAACATCAGCAGCCAGGTGATTTTCAAGATTTGCCGTCCAAGCAGTTGCATCCATTTTGGCAGCACGATAACTAA
- the LOC100786217 gene encoding glucan endo-1,3-beta-glucosidase 12 isoform X2 codes for MERSVYYYVLLLVFGHFLCSGSSRTQKEAARHMNVLRHNEEKQHEFTASKSTTQRDITTPITTIPNLVPITSTNPILNPNSNPDTVSPASTLPITTPTMPNNSPVSSSGASWCTASPTSSQRALQVGLDYACGYGGTDCSAIQPGGSCYFPNSVRDHASYAFNKYYQKNPVPNSCNFGGAAVITSTNPRTKKVPLSDARSQAFFFFYFIRERISKASYILSISKVLGHVNMHPLVLVHQS; via the exons ATGGAAAGAAGTGTATATTACTATGTGCTACTTCTTGTATTTGGTCATTTCCTTTGTTCAG GTTCAAGTAGGACACAGAAGGAAGCAGCAAGACATATGAATGTACTAAGGCATAATGAAGAGAAACAACATGAATTTACAGCCTCAAAGTCCACCACTCAAAGGGACATCACCACACCAATCACTACAATTCCCAACTTAGTTCCCATCACTTCAACAAATCCAATCCTGAATCCTAATTCCAACCCTGATACAGTCTCTCCAGCCTCCACACTCCCAATCACAACTCCTACCATGCCAAACAACTCTCCAGTGTCCTCTTCAGGTGCAAGCTGGTGCACTGCAAGCCCAACATCCTCACAAAGAGCCTTACAAGTGGGATTGGACTATGCTTGTGGATATGGTGGCACTGATTGTTCTGCAATTCAACCTGGTGGGAGCTGCTACTTCCCAAACTCTGTCAGAGACCATGCTTCTTATGCCTTCAATAAGTATTATCAGAAGAATCCTGTTCCTAATAGCTGCAATTTTGGTGGAGCTGCTGTCATCACTAGCACCAATCCAA GAACTAAAAAAGTGCCACTGAGTGATGCCAGAAGTCaagcctttttctttttctactttatTAGAGAACGTATCTCAAAAGCCTCGTATATCTTGTCAATATCAAAG GTACTGGGGCATGTCAATATGCATCCACTAG TATTAGTTCATCAGTCTTGA
- the LOC100786217 gene encoding glucan endo-1,3-beta-glucosidase 12 isoform X1, with product MERSVYYYVLLLVFGHFLCSGSSRTQKEAARHMNVLRHNEEKQHEFTASKSTTQRDITTPITTIPNLVPITSTNPILNPNSNPDTVSPASTLPITTPTMPNNSPVSSSGASWCTASPTSSQRALQVGLDYACGYGGTDCSAIQPGGSCYFPNSVRDHASYAFNKYYQKNPVPNSCNFGGAAVITSTNPSTGACQYASTSISSSVLNTTNTSGANVFGSVPVPKNPSASVAAAATSARFVQFCLILWSLAMLDKNYL from the exons ATGGAAAGAAGTGTATATTACTATGTGCTACTTCTTGTATTTGGTCATTTCCTTTGTTCAG GTTCAAGTAGGACACAGAAGGAAGCAGCAAGACATATGAATGTACTAAGGCATAATGAAGAGAAACAACATGAATTTACAGCCTCAAAGTCCACCACTCAAAGGGACATCACCACACCAATCACTACAATTCCCAACTTAGTTCCCATCACTTCAACAAATCCAATCCTGAATCCTAATTCCAACCCTGATACAGTCTCTCCAGCCTCCACACTCCCAATCACAACTCCTACCATGCCAAACAACTCTCCAGTGTCCTCTTCAGGTGCAAGCTGGTGCACTGCAAGCCCAACATCCTCACAAAGAGCCTTACAAGTGGGATTGGACTATGCTTGTGGATATGGTGGCACTGATTGTTCTGCAATTCAACCTGGTGGGAGCTGCTACTTCCCAAACTCTGTCAGAGACCATGCTTCTTATGCCTTCAATAAGTATTATCAGAAGAATCCTGTTCCTAATAGCTGCAATTTTGGTGGAGCTGCTGTCATCACTAGCACCAATCCAA GTACTGGGGCATGTCAATATGCATCCACTAG TATTAGTTCATCAGTCTTGAACACAACAAACACAAGTGGTGCAAATGTATTTGGTTCAGTACCTGTGCCCAAGAACCCCTCTGCCTCTGTTGCTGCAGCTGCCACATCAGCTAGATTTGTACAATTTTGCCTTATTCTATGGTCATTAGCAATGTTGGACAAGAATTATCTATAA